The Saccharomyces paradoxus chromosome XV, complete sequence DNA window ACAGAACCGCTAGGTGGGACGTACAATTCACCTGAGCCGTCCAAATATTTGTCCGTATCTCCCTCGTAGAGCTTTATATCGtgcttcttcaaaagagaaTAGAAATAACGATACTGCCTTTCCACATTATCCAGTCTTCTAATTTCGTTAACAAAAGTTCTTTGAAATGCACGCACTTTAGAGTTTAAGTCACGGAATTGCACAAGACCTAATTGACCTAGAGTATAGGCAGAGTCTCTCGAAATTTCTTGAGGAATATAGAATTGGACTAAAGCCATTTCAGCCGAGCGAAAAATCGCTTCCTCCTTCTCTGACATTTTTCTCCCTTGTGTAACTTTTGAATGTATTTTATCTGATTCAAATGAAAAGGGATTTGAAAAGCTTGACCCTCACTTGTTGTATAGAGAAAGGTAAAAACTAGCAAATAAACGCAGGTAGCCCTCTAAGCAAGTATAAATATATGGAGAGGTAAAAGCAATGGGCTTATATGGacttttgttgttttgtaACCTTTAAAAGGGTTGCAATCGGGAAAAAAGGTTTTCATATCAACTTATCtgagtttcttttttttttttcttcttttttttttttggcccattttttttttgacgcATTAACCGTTATTAATGATATAGTATACACGTGATGATGCAACTTCAATATACAACAATAGCCAGGCAACTGAATTATTAACAGTTATATGTATACCAAAACACATACatattaattttttaactgaatttttttcttatctaTCTGATATTCATTCTATAACTATACAACTTTGTCTCATCACTTCTAAATACCTCTGTTAAAGTAGACCTTTTCAATTGGCTTCCCGTCCTTATCCTTCTTGCCATGTAATTCAGGTTCTAGTTTATTCAAATGGATTGCCTGTCTTTGAGGAAAGATACCCAGTGCAAATGGCAAAGCAGAGAACATTGTGACTGAGATCAACCCCAAGTTGGCCAAAGTTTGCACACCAAGAGACTTACCCTTGAGGACACTGCGTTGTAGTCGAACCAAAATCAAAGGTGGGATGACCATTGTTGGAGTGGCATTGATAACTCTACTTAAGGCAGTTTCACCAACTGCCATAAAGGCAGCcttctttgattttccGACTTCGTCACCGTTAGAGTCAAACACCGAAATACCTTTTCTAATTTCGTTGCCTCTCATTAAGAAAACGTTGACAATACCAGCACTGACCACGGCGGCAAATGGTACCAGACGGCCCAAGATCAACTTCGAATGCGGAGAAATGTTCTTTAATCTAGGAACCAGGTTGTTCAACCCCAACGCAACACCACACGATGCAGTTACAGCAGCAGCGTAGTTTGTGAGTAATTGGGATGTTGACATGGGATGAGATTTGTTTGCATTGGCGGAATTAACGGCGACGTTTAACGATTGGTTAGCCCATTGCCAAAAGACGGTCCCCGCCGTGCCCAAACCTGGCGTCAGCATCCCTACAGTAACTACTAGGTTTGACAACACATTGGAAGACATACGGAAAGGCAAAAGAACTGTCTTACCTGTGTCCGGATGCACGGTCGAGTCCAATTGTTTCTTGGCACGCCAGAACTCCGGAGTAGTCT harbors:
- the FSF1 gene encoding Fsf1p (similar to YOR271C), producing the protein MASSVPGPIDLPESRYDLSTYWGRIRHCAEISDPTMLLTTEKDLAHAKEIISAYRHGELKETTPEFWRAKKQLDSTVHPDTGKTVLLPFRMSSNVLSNLVVTVGMLTPGLGTAGTVFWQWANQSLNVAVNSANANKSHPMSTSQLLTNYAAAVTASCGVALGLNNLVPRLKNISPHSKLILGRLVPFAAVVSAGIVNVFLMRGNEIRKGISVFDSNGDEVGKSKKAAFMAVGETALSRVINATPTMVIPPLILVRLQRSVLKGKSLGVQTLANLGLISVTMFSALPFALGIFPQRQAIHLNKLEPELHGKKDKDGKPIEKVYFNRGI